In one Pantoea vagans genomic region, the following are encoded:
- a CDS encoding fimbria/pilus outer membrane usher protein, with product MSPQFKLLILLVIIISPYRALAENADVSLADKDPKKNEYEFDEGLLKGSGLPVDDIANYLSSNKVRPGNYNVDVELNGVQIFHGNVIVKENEQICFTQEQLNRIPIKSLQNDKKVPVAEGCQALNALVPHADVNIDLSMMTIKLSVPDEDLVKQPRGYVPPEELVSGETMLVSNYNLNQYYSHYKNSSSGDYSSTWLGLSNAVNLGLWQFRQQGSFVASNPGSTRWHSNRAYIQRAIVPFRSTLLIGDSYTSGSFFSGMGYRGVSLSSDERMLPDSQRGYAPVVRGIARSNAKVTVRQGSAVIYETTVAPGSFVINDLFPTVYSGDLEVTVTEADGSKNIYTVPFSAVPESVRPGRIKYSATLGRSRYVGDDDPFSELNLQYGVSNNITVNLANRMADGYQAGRVGGVYSSQLGAIGIGSTFSHASLPDKDYLGWMFNLSYSKRFTPTDTTVSIAGYRYSTSGYRDLTDVLNIRKAHKDNNDGWVSSTLNQSSRLELSLNQSLKEWGNVWISGSSQQYRDGRKRDTQYQIGYSKQFENGISVNASVSKTRYSNRSYTNSGYNNYVEEYYTSQRQVLSTLSVSIPFSMDRRNTLSTTINHQNGQGSTLQSTLSGVAGTDQLVNYGITYARSSDSLNTFGATAQTNTAYGAMQGSVSQSKNYTQGSAGIQGAAVLHRGGLTLGPYVGDTFALIEAKGAKGAKVVGTQNAVVDRFGYALTPALTPYKYSTIALDSSNMDSNAEIKNSSRRVAAYAGAMLRVKFSVTKGFPMLIDIVANQSIPMGANIYNSREEIVGMLGQGNQAWVRNDSTSDTLTIKWGAQNACHLFYKIPEVNQNDALIRLKGNCK from the coding sequence ATGTCACCTCAATTTAAGTTATTGATTTTGTTAGTGATCATTATCTCTCCTTACAGGGCTTTGGCGGAGAATGCAGATGTGTCATTGGCTGATAAAGATCCAAAAAAAAATGAATACGAATTTGATGAAGGCCTTCTGAAAGGAAGTGGACTGCCTGTTGATGACATTGCCAATTACTTAAGCTCAAATAAAGTCCGGCCCGGAAATTATAACGTTGATGTAGAACTCAATGGTGTTCAGATTTTCCATGGCAATGTTATTGTTAAAGAAAATGAACAGATCTGTTTCACACAGGAACAGCTTAACAGGATTCCTATAAAATCACTTCAGAATGATAAAAAGGTCCCTGTTGCGGAAGGCTGTCAGGCATTAAATGCGCTGGTTCCTCATGCGGATGTTAATATCGATTTGAGCATGATGACTATCAAGCTCAGTGTGCCTGATGAAGATCTGGTCAAACAACCCAGAGGTTATGTTCCTCCTGAAGAGCTGGTTTCAGGTGAGACGATGCTGGTGTCTAACTATAATCTCAACCAATATTATTCACATTACAAAAACAGCAGCAGTGGTGATTACAGCTCTACCTGGCTTGGCCTGAGTAATGCCGTCAATTTAGGGTTATGGCAATTCAGACAGCAAGGCTCTTTTGTTGCAAGTAACCCAGGCAGTACTCGCTGGCACAGTAACCGCGCCTATATCCAGCGAGCCATTGTTCCTTTCAGAAGTACCTTGCTTATTGGTGATAGCTATACCAGTGGATCCTTTTTTTCAGGTATGGGCTACAGAGGCGTATCTCTGAGCTCAGATGAAAGGATGTTACCTGACTCTCAGCGAGGTTATGCACCTGTTGTTCGTGGCATTGCCCGCAGTAATGCCAAAGTGACGGTTCGTCAGGGTTCGGCTGTCATTTATGAAACAACTGTAGCGCCTGGCAGTTTTGTCATTAACGATCTCTTTCCAACTGTTTACTCCGGAGATCTGGAAGTTACGGTAACAGAGGCTGATGGTAGCAAAAATATTTATACAGTGCCTTTCTCTGCTGTTCCTGAATCTGTGAGACCTGGACGAATCAAATATTCTGCGACGCTTGGCCGTTCAAGGTATGTTGGTGACGATGATCCTTTCAGTGAGTTAAATCTGCAATATGGTGTCAGCAACAACATCACTGTTAACCTAGCCAACCGAATGGCAGACGGCTATCAGGCCGGTCGTGTGGGTGGCGTTTATTCCAGCCAGCTGGGTGCTATAGGGATAGGCTCTACATTTTCACATGCATCACTTCCGGATAAAGATTATTTAGGATGGATGTTTAATTTATCCTACAGTAAGCGATTCACTCCTACCGATACAACGGTGTCGATAGCTGGCTACCGGTATTCTACCAGTGGTTACCGGGATCTGACGGATGTTTTAAACATCAGAAAAGCGCATAAAGATAATAATGATGGCTGGGTATCTTCAACGCTGAATCAATCTTCAAGGCTTGAATTGTCGCTTAATCAGTCTTTGAAAGAGTGGGGCAATGTCTGGATCTCAGGGTCTTCTCAGCAATACAGGGATGGCCGAAAACGTGACACTCAATATCAGATTGGATACAGCAAACAATTTGAAAATGGTATTTCTGTCAATGCTTCGGTTTCTAAAACACGCTACAGCAACAGAAGTTATACCAATAGTGGATATAACAACTATGTGGAGGAATACTACACCTCTCAGCGTCAGGTATTAAGCACTCTGAGCGTGAGTATTCCATTCAGTATGGACAGAAGAAATACCCTGAGTACTACGATCAATCATCAGAATGGTCAGGGGAGTACGCTTCAGTCAACCCTATCAGGCGTTGCAGGCACAGACCAGCTTGTTAACTACGGCATCACCTATGCACGCAGTTCTGACAGCCTGAACACCTTTGGTGCTACAGCCCAGACTAATACGGCTTATGGTGCGATGCAGGGTTCTGTCTCTCAGTCCAAAAATTATACCCAGGGTTCTGCCGGTATTCAGGGCGCTGCTGTCCTTCATCGTGGTGGATTAACGTTAGGGCCTTATGTCGGTGATACCTTTGCACTCATTGAGGCGAAGGGCGCAAAAGGAGCAAAAGTTGTAGGAACACAGAATGCTGTTGTCGATCGCTTTGGTTATGCGTTAACCCCGGCCTTAACACCTTACAAATACAGCACCATCGCGCTGGATTCATCCAACATGGATAGCAATGCGGAGATAAAAAATAGCAGCAGACGCGTCGCAGCTTATGCCGGCGCAATGTTGAGAGTGAAATTCAGCGTAACAAAAGGCTTCCCAATGCTTATTGATATTGTTGCAAACCAGTCGATCCCTATGGGTGCAAATATCTATAATTCCCGGGAGGAAATTGTGGGTATGCTGGGGCAGGGCAATCAGGCCTGGGTACGTAATGACAGTACAAGTGATACGCTGACCATCAAATGGGGGGCTCAAAACGCCTGTCATCTTTTTTATAAAATACCTGAAGTTAATCAGAATGATGCTCTGATCCGGCTAAAAGGAAACTGCAAATGA
- a CDS encoding fimbrial protein: protein MKLKALVTAMALFSVYANAASDNTVHFQGEVSTQTCSVNINGSSAGPVVLLPTVAASKLATASSTAGETTFTVNVTDCAADAASIKTVFVGNDITSNGNLGNTGTAGNVSIQLLDSDASTPLKFVSGQSVNTSAFTKAADSTTASQELTARYFAEAASVTAGTVLASAQYAISYQ, encoded by the coding sequence ATGAAACTTAAAGCGCTTGTCACTGCCATGGCACTTTTTTCAGTTTATGCAAACGCAGCGTCAGACAATACTGTGCACTTTCAGGGCGAAGTCAGCACTCAGACTTGTTCAGTTAACATAAATGGAAGCAGCGCTGGCCCGGTTGTTCTTCTTCCTACTGTCGCGGCAAGTAAATTAGCCACTGCAAGCAGTACTGCCGGAGAAACAACATTTACTGTCAACGTTACTGACTGTGCAGCAGATGCAGCATCAATCAAAACCGTGTTTGTAGGTAATGACATTACCTCTAACGGCAATCTGGGAAATACCGGAACAGCGGGTAATGTTTCCATTCAGCTGCTGGACTCTGATGCATCAACACCACTGAAATTTGTTAGTGGTCAAAGTGTAAATACTTCAGCCTTTACCAAGGCTGCTGACAGCACAACAGCATCTCAGGAACTGACCGCGCGCTATTTTGCAGAAGCAGCATCTGTTACTGCTGGTACCGTTCTTGCCTCTGCTCAGTACGCAATCAGCTATCAGTAA
- a CDS encoding molecular chaperone, producing the protein MMFINAKINKIIFLCVCCLSLNAYSSVVMQGTRVIFNPKQDVKSLKFTNTDPFPYITQVWTSKESDAVFNNKKEAPFVISPGVFKINAKEDHLVNMLYTGGKTQSDREELFYLHFTQIPGVSSSNKNENKIVLAVTNTMKILLRPGNLSISPEKMFDYINYRYENKNCEIFIKNDSPYYLNSTSGEMTAGTSRYAISKIPMVAPFSEQKVRTTCLKDSAALSLKLNYVNDYGVVNSKVINKK; encoded by the coding sequence ATGATGTTTATCAATGCTAAAATAAACAAAATAATTTTTTTATGTGTGTGCTGTTTGTCTTTAAACGCTTATTCAAGTGTTGTAATGCAGGGTACGCGCGTCATTTTTAATCCGAAACAGGATGTAAAATCTCTCAAGTTTACTAATACTGATCCGTTTCCCTATATCACACAGGTATGGACGTCAAAAGAAAGTGACGCTGTTTTTAACAACAAAAAAGAGGCTCCGTTTGTTATCTCTCCTGGCGTTTTTAAAATAAATGCCAAAGAAGATCATCTGGTGAATATGCTGTATACCGGTGGTAAAACGCAGTCAGATAGAGAAGAGTTATTTTATCTTCATTTTACTCAGATTCCGGGCGTCAGCAGCAGTAACAAAAATGAAAATAAAATAGTGCTTGCAGTTACCAATACGATGAAGATTTTACTGAGACCGGGTAATCTGAGTATATCTCCGGAGAAGATGTTTGATTATATCAATTACAGATATGAAAATAAAAATTGTGAAATTTTTATTAAAAATGATTCTCCTTATTATCTCAACTCAACATCGGGTGAAATGACTGCCGGAACCAGTCGTTACGCTATCAGCAAGATACCTATGGTTGCGCCGTTTAGTGAACAAAAGGTCCGAACGACATGCTTAAAGGACTCAGCAGCATTAAGTCTTAAGCTTAATTATGTCAATGATTACGGTGTAGTTAATTCAAAAGTTATAAATAAAAAATAG
- a CDS encoding helix-turn-helix transcriptional regulator, translating into MDLNVFCTDGNYYFKLGISKMIEGALLSDVNVRFLTGSINDSLPKADLILINFSQWRLYMCHPAYRNRKPGSAIIVFVDNRDEIITSQLPVCYQSLIVFSRKDSVRVISERITEVLLTTEGRERGYLPSDCLNCNFAHITVVQLQVLSFLKKGYGVGQAAKRLNLSSKTIYAHKYNIMKKFVLKGDKEFNAFINDLSLLELYNGVINEG; encoded by the coding sequence ATGGATTTAAACGTATTTTGTACTGATGGAAACTATTACTTCAAACTGGGCATCTCAAAGATGATTGAGGGCGCTCTGTTATCTGATGTTAATGTGAGATTTTTAACAGGATCGATAAACGATAGCTTACCAAAGGCCGATCTTATCCTGATCAATTTTTCTCAATGGCGATTATATATGTGTCATCCGGCATATCGTAACCGGAAGCCGGGTAGCGCGATAATCGTCTTTGTTGACAACAGAGATGAAATTATCACCAGTCAGTTGCCCGTTTGCTATCAATCCCTGATTGTGTTTTCACGTAAAGACTCTGTGCGCGTCATATCTGAAAGGATTACAGAGGTTTTACTCACTACGGAGGGAAGGGAAAGAGGATACTTACCCTCAGATTGTCTGAACTGCAACTTCGCACACATTACTGTTGTACAGCTTCAGGTGCTTAGCTTTTTAAAGAAAGGCTATGGCGTAGGTCAGGCTGCAAAAAGGCTCAATTTATCCAGTAAAACTATTTATGCACATAAATATAACATAATGAAAAAGTTTGTACTAAAAGGTGATAAAGAATTCAACGCTTTTATTAATGATCTCTCTCTGCTCGAGCTCTACAACGGCGTCATCAATGAAGGCTGA